One stretch of Kogia breviceps isolate mKogBre1 chromosome 18, mKogBre1 haplotype 1, whole genome shotgun sequence DNA includes these proteins:
- the GAS8 gene encoding dynein regulatory complex subunit 4 isoform X1 translates to MAPKKKGKKGKAKGTPIVGGLAPEDMSKEQVEGHIGRIREELELERKERNYFQLERDKMHSFWEITRKQLEEKKAELRNKDREMEEAEERHQVEIKVYKQKVKHLLYEHQNSLMEMKVEGAVAMKLAQKERCAQEGTLYRDTRALQVRLKEQELASEVAVKHLKLKHAEEITKIRKDFERQVRGIEAKYDKKVRMLRDELDLRRKTEIHEVEERKNSQISMLVQRHEEAFTDIRDYYNEITSNNLDLISSLKEQVQDMRKREEHLEKEMTEMSTENRRLADPLQKAQDELTEMQQQLRGYEKDKETLLLTKARLKVAEKELKSLRWEHEVLEQRFTRVQHERDELYRKFTAAVLEVQQKAGFRSLVLERKVQALLAAVERKEVQLDEALAASSLDPAALTLVSRKLERRRSVSLGDLTTPAAPRVDVLTPSFPQDVLESKNSTIRDLQYELARVCKAHNDLLRTYEAKLLAFGVPLDNVGFKPLETAVMGQTLGQGPAGLVSTPT, encoded by the exons GTGGAGGGACACATTGGCCGCATCCGGGAGGAGCTGGAGCTTGAGCGCAAGGAGCGCAATTACTTCCAGCTGGAGCGGGACAAGATGCACAGTTTCTGGGAGATCACGCGGAAGCAGCTGGAGGAGAAGAAGGCTGAACTGAGGAACAAAGACCGGGAGATGGAGGAGGCCGAGGAGAGGCACCAGGTGGAGATCAAG GTCTACAAGCAGAAGGTGAAGCACTTGCTGTACGAGCATCAGAACAGCCTGATGGAGATGAAGGTGGAGGGCGCTGTGGCCATGAAGCTGGCGCAGAAGGAGCGCTGCGCGCAGGAGGGGACCCTGTACAGGGACACGCGGGCGCTGCAGGTGCGGCTGAAGGAGCAGGAGCTGGCCAGCGAAGTGGCGGTGAAGCACCTGAAGCTG AAACACGCCGAGGAGATCACCAAGATACGCAAGGACTTTGAGCGGCAGGTGCGAG GAATCGAGGCCAAGTACGATAAGAAGGTCAGGATGCTGAGGGATGAGCTTGACCTGCGCAGGAAGACAGAGATCCACgaggtggaggagaggaagaataGCCAGATCAGCATGCTTGTGCAGCGCCACGAGGAGGCCTTCACGGACATCAGGGACTATTACAACGAAATCACCTCCAACAACCTGGATCTCATCAGCTCCCTCAAG GAGCAGGTGCAGGACATGCGGAAGAGGGAGGAGCACCTGGAGAAGGAGATGACGGAGATGTCCACGGAGAACAGGCGCCTGGCGGACCCCCTGCAGAAGGCTCAGGACGAGCTGACTGAGATGCAGCAGCAACTCAGAGGCTACGAGAAGGACAAGGAGACCCTGCTG CTTACGAAAGCCCGTCTGAAAGTCGCTGAGAAGGAGCTGAAGAGCCTGCGGTGGGAGCACGAGGTGCTGGAGCAGCGCTTCACCAGG GTGCAGCACGAGCGTGACGAGCTGTACCGGAAGTTCACCGCGGCCGTCCTGGAGGTGCAGCAGAAGGCGGGCTTCCGGAGCCTCGTCCTGGAGCGCAAGGTGCAGGCCCTGCTCGCCGCggtggagaggaaggaggtgCAGCTCGACGAGGCGCTGGCGGCCTCCAGCCTGGACCCTGCCGCCCTGACCCTCGTGTCCCGCAAGCTGGAG AGACGCAGATCTGTCTCCCTTGGAGACCTTACCACGCCAGCCGCTCCCCGTGTGGACGTCCTGACACCTTCCTTTCCTCAGGACGTTCTGGAATCGAAGAACAGCACCATCAGGGACTTGCAGTACGAGCTGGCCCGGGTCTGCAAG GCCCACAATGACTTGCTGCGTACCTATGAGGCGAAGCTCCTGGCCTTTGGGGTCCCCCTGGACAACGTGGGCTTCAAGCCCCTGGAGACGGCTGTGATGGGGCAGACCCTGGGCCAGGGCCCCGCAGGACTCGTGAGCACCCCAACGTAG
- the GAS8 gene encoding dynein regulatory complex subunit 4 isoform X7: MVEGHIGRIREELELERKERNYFQLERDKMHSFWEITRKQLEEKKAELRNKDREMEEAEERHQVEIKVYKQKVKHLLYEHQNSLMEMKVEGAVAMKLAQKERCAQEGTLYRDTRALQVRLKEQELASEVAVKHLKLKHAEEITKIRKDFERQVRGIEAKYDKKVRMLRDELDLRRKTEIHEVEERKNSQISMLVQRHEEAFTDIRDYYNEITSNNLDLISSLKEQVQDMRKREEHLEKEMTEMSTENRRLADPLQKAQDELTEMQQQLRGYEKDKETLLLTKARLKVAEKELKSLRWEHEVLEQRFTRVQHERDELYRKFTAAVLEVQQKAGFRSLVLERKVQALLAAVERKEVQLDEALAASSLDPAALTLVSRKLEDVLESKNSTIRDLQYELARVCKAHNDLLRTYEAKLLAFGVPLDNVGFKPLETAVMGQTLGQGPAGLVSTPT; the protein is encoded by the exons GTGGAGGGACACATTGGCCGCATCCGGGAGGAGCTGGAGCTTGAGCGCAAGGAGCGCAATTACTTCCAGCTGGAGCGGGACAAGATGCACAGTTTCTGGGAGATCACGCGGAAGCAGCTGGAGGAGAAGAAGGCTGAACTGAGGAACAAAGACCGGGAGATGGAGGAGGCCGAGGAGAGGCACCAGGTGGAGATCAAG GTCTACAAGCAGAAGGTGAAGCACTTGCTGTACGAGCATCAGAACAGCCTGATGGAGATGAAGGTGGAGGGCGCTGTGGCCATGAAGCTGGCGCAGAAGGAGCGCTGCGCGCAGGAGGGGACCCTGTACAGGGACACGCGGGCGCTGCAGGTGCGGCTGAAGGAGCAGGAGCTGGCCAGCGAAGTGGCGGTGAAGCACCTGAAGCTG AAACACGCCGAGGAGATCACCAAGATACGCAAGGACTTTGAGCGGCAGGTGCGAG GAATCGAGGCCAAGTACGATAAGAAGGTCAGGATGCTGAGGGATGAGCTTGACCTGCGCAGGAAGACAGAGATCCACgaggtggaggagaggaagaataGCCAGATCAGCATGCTTGTGCAGCGCCACGAGGAGGCCTTCACGGACATCAGGGACTATTACAACGAAATCACCTCCAACAACCTGGATCTCATCAGCTCCCTCAAG GAGCAGGTGCAGGACATGCGGAAGAGGGAGGAGCACCTGGAGAAGGAGATGACGGAGATGTCCACGGAGAACAGGCGCCTGGCGGACCCCCTGCAGAAGGCTCAGGACGAGCTGACTGAGATGCAGCAGCAACTCAGAGGCTACGAGAAGGACAAGGAGACCCTGCTG CTTACGAAAGCCCGTCTGAAAGTCGCTGAGAAGGAGCTGAAGAGCCTGCGGTGGGAGCACGAGGTGCTGGAGCAGCGCTTCACCAGG GTGCAGCACGAGCGTGACGAGCTGTACCGGAAGTTCACCGCGGCCGTCCTGGAGGTGCAGCAGAAGGCGGGCTTCCGGAGCCTCGTCCTGGAGCGCAAGGTGCAGGCCCTGCTCGCCGCggtggagaggaaggaggtgCAGCTCGACGAGGCGCTGGCGGCCTCCAGCCTGGACCCTGCCGCCCTGACCCTCGTGTCCCGCAAGCTGGAG GACGTTCTGGAATCGAAGAACAGCACCATCAGGGACTTGCAGTACGAGCTGGCCCGGGTCTGCAAG GCCCACAATGACTTGCTGCGTACCTATGAGGCGAAGCTCCTGGCCTTTGGGGTCCCCCTGGACAACGTGGGCTTCAAGCCCCTGGAGACGGCTGTGATGGGGCAGACCCTGGGCCAGGGCCCCGCAGGACTCGTGAGCACCCCAACGTAG
- the GAS8 gene encoding dynein regulatory complex subunit 4 isoform X5, which translates to MVEGHIGRIREELELERKERNYFQLERDKMHSFWEITRKQLEEKKAELRNKDREMEEAEERHQVEIKVYKQKVKHLLYEHQNSLMEMKVEGAVAMKLAQKERCAQEGTLYRDTRALQVRLKEQELASEVAVKHLKLKHAEEITKIRKDFERQVRGIEAKYDKKVRMLRDELDLRRKTEIHEVEERKNSQISMLVQRHEEAFTDIRDYYNEITSNNLDLISSLKEQVQDMRKREEHLEKEMTEMSTENRRLADPLQKAQDELTEMQQQLRGYEKDKETLLLTKARLKVAEKELKSLRWEHEVLEQRFTRVQHERDELYRKFTAAVLEVQQKAGFRSLVLERKVQALLAAVERKEVQLDEALAASSLDPAALTLVSRKLERRRSVSLGDLTTPAAPRVDVLTPSFPQDVLESKNSTIRDLQYELARVCKAHNDLLRTYEAKLLAFGVPLDNVGFKPLETAVMGQTLGQGPAGLVSTPT; encoded by the exons GTGGAGGGACACATTGGCCGCATCCGGGAGGAGCTGGAGCTTGAGCGCAAGGAGCGCAATTACTTCCAGCTGGAGCGGGACAAGATGCACAGTTTCTGGGAGATCACGCGGAAGCAGCTGGAGGAGAAGAAGGCTGAACTGAGGAACAAAGACCGGGAGATGGAGGAGGCCGAGGAGAGGCACCAGGTGGAGATCAAG GTCTACAAGCAGAAGGTGAAGCACTTGCTGTACGAGCATCAGAACAGCCTGATGGAGATGAAGGTGGAGGGCGCTGTGGCCATGAAGCTGGCGCAGAAGGAGCGCTGCGCGCAGGAGGGGACCCTGTACAGGGACACGCGGGCGCTGCAGGTGCGGCTGAAGGAGCAGGAGCTGGCCAGCGAAGTGGCGGTGAAGCACCTGAAGCTG AAACACGCCGAGGAGATCACCAAGATACGCAAGGACTTTGAGCGGCAGGTGCGAG GAATCGAGGCCAAGTACGATAAGAAGGTCAGGATGCTGAGGGATGAGCTTGACCTGCGCAGGAAGACAGAGATCCACgaggtggaggagaggaagaataGCCAGATCAGCATGCTTGTGCAGCGCCACGAGGAGGCCTTCACGGACATCAGGGACTATTACAACGAAATCACCTCCAACAACCTGGATCTCATCAGCTCCCTCAAG GAGCAGGTGCAGGACATGCGGAAGAGGGAGGAGCACCTGGAGAAGGAGATGACGGAGATGTCCACGGAGAACAGGCGCCTGGCGGACCCCCTGCAGAAGGCTCAGGACGAGCTGACTGAGATGCAGCAGCAACTCAGAGGCTACGAGAAGGACAAGGAGACCCTGCTG CTTACGAAAGCCCGTCTGAAAGTCGCTGAGAAGGAGCTGAAGAGCCTGCGGTGGGAGCACGAGGTGCTGGAGCAGCGCTTCACCAGG GTGCAGCACGAGCGTGACGAGCTGTACCGGAAGTTCACCGCGGCCGTCCTGGAGGTGCAGCAGAAGGCGGGCTTCCGGAGCCTCGTCCTGGAGCGCAAGGTGCAGGCCCTGCTCGCCGCggtggagaggaaggaggtgCAGCTCGACGAGGCGCTGGCGGCCTCCAGCCTGGACCCTGCCGCCCTGACCCTCGTGTCCCGCAAGCTGGAG AGACGCAGATCTGTCTCCCTTGGAGACCTTACCACGCCAGCCGCTCCCCGTGTGGACGTCCTGACACCTTCCTTTCCTCAGGACGTTCTGGAATCGAAGAACAGCACCATCAGGGACTTGCAGTACGAGCTGGCCCGGGTCTGCAAG GCCCACAATGACTTGCTGCGTACCTATGAGGCGAAGCTCCTGGCCTTTGGGGTCCCCCTGGACAACGTGGGCTTCAAGCCCCTGGAGACGGCTGTGATGGGGCAGACCCTGGGCCAGGGCCCCGCAGGACTCGTGAGCACCCCAACGTAG
- the GAS8 gene encoding dynein regulatory complex subunit 4 isoform X4, with product MAPKKKGKKGKAKGTPIVGGLAPEDMSKEQVEGHIGRIREELELERKERNYFQLERDKMHSFWEITRKQLEEKKAELRNKDREMEEAEERHQVEIKVYKQKVKHLLYEHQNSLMEMKVEGAVAMKLAQKERCAQEGTLYRDTRALQVRLKEQELASEVAVKHLKLKHAEEITKIRKDFERQVRGIEAKYDKKVRMLRDELDLRRKTEIHEVEERKNSQISMLVQRHEEAFTDIRDYYNEITSNNLDLISSLKEQVQDMRKREEHLEKEMTEMSTENRRLADPLQKAQDELTEMQQQLRGYEKDKETLLLTKARLKVAEKELKSLRWEHEVLEQRFTRVQHERDELYRKFTAAVLEVQQKAGFRSLVLERKVQALLAAVERKEVQLDEALAASSLDPAALTLVSRKLEDVLESKNSTIRDLQYELARVCKAHNDLLRTYEAKLLAFGVPLDNVGFKPLETAVMGQTLGQGPAGLVSTPT from the exons GTGGAGGGACACATTGGCCGCATCCGGGAGGAGCTGGAGCTTGAGCGCAAGGAGCGCAATTACTTCCAGCTGGAGCGGGACAAGATGCACAGTTTCTGGGAGATCACGCGGAAGCAGCTGGAGGAGAAGAAGGCTGAACTGAGGAACAAAGACCGGGAGATGGAGGAGGCCGAGGAGAGGCACCAGGTGGAGATCAAG GTCTACAAGCAGAAGGTGAAGCACTTGCTGTACGAGCATCAGAACAGCCTGATGGAGATGAAGGTGGAGGGCGCTGTGGCCATGAAGCTGGCGCAGAAGGAGCGCTGCGCGCAGGAGGGGACCCTGTACAGGGACACGCGGGCGCTGCAGGTGCGGCTGAAGGAGCAGGAGCTGGCCAGCGAAGTGGCGGTGAAGCACCTGAAGCTG AAACACGCCGAGGAGATCACCAAGATACGCAAGGACTTTGAGCGGCAGGTGCGAG GAATCGAGGCCAAGTACGATAAGAAGGTCAGGATGCTGAGGGATGAGCTTGACCTGCGCAGGAAGACAGAGATCCACgaggtggaggagaggaagaataGCCAGATCAGCATGCTTGTGCAGCGCCACGAGGAGGCCTTCACGGACATCAGGGACTATTACAACGAAATCACCTCCAACAACCTGGATCTCATCAGCTCCCTCAAG GAGCAGGTGCAGGACATGCGGAAGAGGGAGGAGCACCTGGAGAAGGAGATGACGGAGATGTCCACGGAGAACAGGCGCCTGGCGGACCCCCTGCAGAAGGCTCAGGACGAGCTGACTGAGATGCAGCAGCAACTCAGAGGCTACGAGAAGGACAAGGAGACCCTGCTG CTTACGAAAGCCCGTCTGAAAGTCGCTGAGAAGGAGCTGAAGAGCCTGCGGTGGGAGCACGAGGTGCTGGAGCAGCGCTTCACCAGG GTGCAGCACGAGCGTGACGAGCTGTACCGGAAGTTCACCGCGGCCGTCCTGGAGGTGCAGCAGAAGGCGGGCTTCCGGAGCCTCGTCCTGGAGCGCAAGGTGCAGGCCCTGCTCGCCGCggtggagaggaaggaggtgCAGCTCGACGAGGCGCTGGCGGCCTCCAGCCTGGACCCTGCCGCCCTGACCCTCGTGTCCCGCAAGCTGGAG GACGTTCTGGAATCGAAGAACAGCACCATCAGGGACTTGCAGTACGAGCTGGCCCGGGTCTGCAAG GCCCACAATGACTTGCTGCGTACCTATGAGGCGAAGCTCCTGGCCTTTGGGGTCCCCCTGGACAACGTGGGCTTCAAGCCCCTGGAGACGGCTGTGATGGGGCAGACCCTGGGCCAGGGCCCCGCAGGACTCGTGAGCACCCCAACGTAG
- the LOC131745126 gene encoding LOW QUALITY PROTEIN: 5-hydroxyisourate hydrolase-like (The sequence of the model RefSeq protein was modified relative to this genomic sequence to represent the inferred CDS: deleted 2 bases in 1 codon; substituted 1 base at 1 genomic stop codon) codes for MSSGVALRLRTLQQHLGSPERVWTQDSMAAPLAAQGRGTELGSSPLTTHALDAASGLPARGLRLRPSRLEDHGQQWTELRKSYTDPDGRCPGLLLPGQMKAGTDRLSFDTEGCCHXRGQQSFYPCVEVVFTITNETRKFHVPLLLSPWSYPTYRGS; via the exons ATGAGCTCCGGGGTCGCCCTGCGGCTGCGGACACTCCAGCAACACCTGGGCTCCCCGGAG CGGGTGTGGACACAAGACAGCATGGCTGCGCCTCTTGCGGCCCAGGGCAGAGGTACGGAGCTGGGCAGCAGCCCGCTGACC ACACACGCACTGGACGCTGCCTCAGGGCTTCCGGCCCGGGGCCTCCGCCTCCGCCCGTCCAGGCTCGAGGACCATGGCCAGCAGTGGACCGAGCTGCGGAAAAG CTACACAGACCCTGACGGCCGCTGCCCCGGGCTCCTGCTGCCAGGCCAGATGAAGGCGGGCACCGACAGGCTGTCCTTCGACACTGAGGGCTGCTGCCATTAGAGGGGCCAGCAGAGCTTCTACCCGTGCGTGGAG GTCGTTTTCACCATCACAAACGAGACCCGCAAGTTCCACGTGCCACTGCTGCTGAGCCCGTGGTCTTACCCCACGTACCGAGGGAGCTAG
- the GAS8 gene encoding dynein regulatory complex subunit 4 isoform X2 — MFSSLLLFLLRVCGNPAIFQPQVEGHIGRIREELELERKERNYFQLERDKMHSFWEITRKQLEEKKAELRNKDREMEEAEERHQVEIKVYKQKVKHLLYEHQNSLMEMKVEGAVAMKLAQKERCAQEGTLYRDTRALQVRLKEQELASEVAVKHLKLKHAEEITKIRKDFERQVRGIEAKYDKKVRMLRDELDLRRKTEIHEVEERKNSQISMLVQRHEEAFTDIRDYYNEITSNNLDLISSLKEQVQDMRKREEHLEKEMTEMSTENRRLADPLQKAQDELTEMQQQLRGYEKDKETLLLTKARLKVAEKELKSLRWEHEVLEQRFTRVQHERDELYRKFTAAVLEVQQKAGFRSLVLERKVQALLAAVERKEVQLDEALAASSLDPAALTLVSRKLERRRSVSLGDLTTPAAPRVDVLTPSFPQDVLESKNSTIRDLQYELARVCKAHNDLLRTYEAKLLAFGVPLDNVGFKPLETAVMGQTLGQGPAGLVSTPT; from the exons GTGGAGGGACACATTGGCCGCATCCGGGAGGAGCTGGAGCTTGAGCGCAAGGAGCGCAATTACTTCCAGCTGGAGCGGGACAAGATGCACAGTTTCTGGGAGATCACGCGGAAGCAGCTGGAGGAGAAGAAGGCTGAACTGAGGAACAAAGACCGGGAGATGGAGGAGGCCGAGGAGAGGCACCAGGTGGAGATCAAG GTCTACAAGCAGAAGGTGAAGCACTTGCTGTACGAGCATCAGAACAGCCTGATGGAGATGAAGGTGGAGGGCGCTGTGGCCATGAAGCTGGCGCAGAAGGAGCGCTGCGCGCAGGAGGGGACCCTGTACAGGGACACGCGGGCGCTGCAGGTGCGGCTGAAGGAGCAGGAGCTGGCCAGCGAAGTGGCGGTGAAGCACCTGAAGCTG AAACACGCCGAGGAGATCACCAAGATACGCAAGGACTTTGAGCGGCAGGTGCGAG GAATCGAGGCCAAGTACGATAAGAAGGTCAGGATGCTGAGGGATGAGCTTGACCTGCGCAGGAAGACAGAGATCCACgaggtggaggagaggaagaataGCCAGATCAGCATGCTTGTGCAGCGCCACGAGGAGGCCTTCACGGACATCAGGGACTATTACAACGAAATCACCTCCAACAACCTGGATCTCATCAGCTCCCTCAAG GAGCAGGTGCAGGACATGCGGAAGAGGGAGGAGCACCTGGAGAAGGAGATGACGGAGATGTCCACGGAGAACAGGCGCCTGGCGGACCCCCTGCAGAAGGCTCAGGACGAGCTGACTGAGATGCAGCAGCAACTCAGAGGCTACGAGAAGGACAAGGAGACCCTGCTG CTTACGAAAGCCCGTCTGAAAGTCGCTGAGAAGGAGCTGAAGAGCCTGCGGTGGGAGCACGAGGTGCTGGAGCAGCGCTTCACCAGG GTGCAGCACGAGCGTGACGAGCTGTACCGGAAGTTCACCGCGGCCGTCCTGGAGGTGCAGCAGAAGGCGGGCTTCCGGAGCCTCGTCCTGGAGCGCAAGGTGCAGGCCCTGCTCGCCGCggtggagaggaaggaggtgCAGCTCGACGAGGCGCTGGCGGCCTCCAGCCTGGACCCTGCCGCCCTGACCCTCGTGTCCCGCAAGCTGGAG AGACGCAGATCTGTCTCCCTTGGAGACCTTACCACGCCAGCCGCTCCCCGTGTGGACGTCCTGACACCTTCCTTTCCTCAGGACGTTCTGGAATCGAAGAACAGCACCATCAGGGACTTGCAGTACGAGCTGGCCCGGGTCTGCAAG GCCCACAATGACTTGCTGCGTACCTATGAGGCGAAGCTCCTGGCCTTTGGGGTCCCCCTGGACAACGTGGGCTTCAAGCCCCTGGAGACGGCTGTGATGGGGCAGACCCTGGGCCAGGGCCCCGCAGGACTCGTGAGCACCCCAACGTAG
- the GAS8 gene encoding dynein regulatory complex subunit 4 isoform X8 has translation MAPKKKGKKGKAKGTPIVGGLAPEDMSKEQVEGHIGRIREELELERKERNYFQLERDKMHSFWEITRKQLEEKKAELRNKDREMEEAEERHQVEIKVYKQKVKHLLYEHQNSLMEMKVEGAVAMKLAQKERCAQEGTLYRDTRALQVRLKEQELASEVAVKHLKLKHAEEITKIRKDFERQVRGIEAKYDKKVRMLRDELDLRRKTEIHEVEERKNSQISMLVQRHEEAFTDIRDYYNEITSNNLDLISSLKEQVQDMRKREEHLEKEMTEMSTENRRLADPLQKAQDELTEMQQQLRGYEKDKETLLLTKARLKVAEKELKSLRWEHEVLEQRFTRVQHERDELYRKFTAAVLEVQQKAGFRSLVLERKVQALLAAVERKEVQLDEALAASSLDPAALTLVSRKLEFPYRDADLSPLETLPRQPLPVWTS, from the exons GTGGAGGGACACATTGGCCGCATCCGGGAGGAGCTGGAGCTTGAGCGCAAGGAGCGCAATTACTTCCAGCTGGAGCGGGACAAGATGCACAGTTTCTGGGAGATCACGCGGAAGCAGCTGGAGGAGAAGAAGGCTGAACTGAGGAACAAAGACCGGGAGATGGAGGAGGCCGAGGAGAGGCACCAGGTGGAGATCAAG GTCTACAAGCAGAAGGTGAAGCACTTGCTGTACGAGCATCAGAACAGCCTGATGGAGATGAAGGTGGAGGGCGCTGTGGCCATGAAGCTGGCGCAGAAGGAGCGCTGCGCGCAGGAGGGGACCCTGTACAGGGACACGCGGGCGCTGCAGGTGCGGCTGAAGGAGCAGGAGCTGGCCAGCGAAGTGGCGGTGAAGCACCTGAAGCTG AAACACGCCGAGGAGATCACCAAGATACGCAAGGACTTTGAGCGGCAGGTGCGAG GAATCGAGGCCAAGTACGATAAGAAGGTCAGGATGCTGAGGGATGAGCTTGACCTGCGCAGGAAGACAGAGATCCACgaggtggaggagaggaagaataGCCAGATCAGCATGCTTGTGCAGCGCCACGAGGAGGCCTTCACGGACATCAGGGACTATTACAACGAAATCACCTCCAACAACCTGGATCTCATCAGCTCCCTCAAG GAGCAGGTGCAGGACATGCGGAAGAGGGAGGAGCACCTGGAGAAGGAGATGACGGAGATGTCCACGGAGAACAGGCGCCTGGCGGACCCCCTGCAGAAGGCTCAGGACGAGCTGACTGAGATGCAGCAGCAACTCAGAGGCTACGAGAAGGACAAGGAGACCCTGCTG CTTACGAAAGCCCGTCTGAAAGTCGCTGAGAAGGAGCTGAAGAGCCTGCGGTGGGAGCACGAGGTGCTGGAGCAGCGCTTCACCAGG GTGCAGCACGAGCGTGACGAGCTGTACCGGAAGTTCACCGCGGCCGTCCTGGAGGTGCAGCAGAAGGCGGGCTTCCGGAGCCTCGTCCTGGAGCGCAAGGTGCAGGCCCTGCTCGCCGCggtggagaggaaggaggtgCAGCTCGACGAGGCGCTGGCGGCCTCCAGCCTGGACCCTGCCGCCCTGACCCTCGTGTCCCGCAAGCTGGAG TTTCCTTATAGAGACGCAGATCTGTCTCCCTTGGAGACCTTACCACGCCAGCCGCTCCCCGTGTGGACGTCCTGA
- the GAS8 gene encoding dynein regulatory complex subunit 4 isoform X3, with product MSKEQVEGHIGRIREELELERKERNYFQLERDKMHSFWEITRKQLEEKKAELRNKDREMEEAEERHQVEIKVYKQKVKHLLYEHQNSLMEMKVEGAVAMKLAQKERCAQEGTLYRDTRALQVRLKEQELASEVAVKHLKLKHAEEITKIRKDFERQVRGIEAKYDKKVRMLRDELDLRRKTEIHEVEERKNSQISMLVQRHEEAFTDIRDYYNEITSNNLDLISSLKEQVQDMRKREEHLEKEMTEMSTENRRLADPLQKAQDELTEMQQQLRGYEKDKETLLLTKARLKVAEKELKSLRWEHEVLEQRFTRVQHERDELYRKFTAAVLEVQQKAGFRSLVLERKVQALLAAVERKEVQLDEALAASSLDPAALTLVSRKLERRRSVSLGDLTTPAAPRVDVLTPSFPQDVLESKNSTIRDLQYELARVCKAHNDLLRTYEAKLLAFGVPLDNVGFKPLETAVMGQTLGQGPAGLVSTPT from the exons GTGGAGGGACACATTGGCCGCATCCGGGAGGAGCTGGAGCTTGAGCGCAAGGAGCGCAATTACTTCCAGCTGGAGCGGGACAAGATGCACAGTTTCTGGGAGATCACGCGGAAGCAGCTGGAGGAGAAGAAGGCTGAACTGAGGAACAAAGACCGGGAGATGGAGGAGGCCGAGGAGAGGCACCAGGTGGAGATCAAG GTCTACAAGCAGAAGGTGAAGCACTTGCTGTACGAGCATCAGAACAGCCTGATGGAGATGAAGGTGGAGGGCGCTGTGGCCATGAAGCTGGCGCAGAAGGAGCGCTGCGCGCAGGAGGGGACCCTGTACAGGGACACGCGGGCGCTGCAGGTGCGGCTGAAGGAGCAGGAGCTGGCCAGCGAAGTGGCGGTGAAGCACCTGAAGCTG AAACACGCCGAGGAGATCACCAAGATACGCAAGGACTTTGAGCGGCAGGTGCGAG GAATCGAGGCCAAGTACGATAAGAAGGTCAGGATGCTGAGGGATGAGCTTGACCTGCGCAGGAAGACAGAGATCCACgaggtggaggagaggaagaataGCCAGATCAGCATGCTTGTGCAGCGCCACGAGGAGGCCTTCACGGACATCAGGGACTATTACAACGAAATCACCTCCAACAACCTGGATCTCATCAGCTCCCTCAAG GAGCAGGTGCAGGACATGCGGAAGAGGGAGGAGCACCTGGAGAAGGAGATGACGGAGATGTCCACGGAGAACAGGCGCCTGGCGGACCCCCTGCAGAAGGCTCAGGACGAGCTGACTGAGATGCAGCAGCAACTCAGAGGCTACGAGAAGGACAAGGAGACCCTGCTG CTTACGAAAGCCCGTCTGAAAGTCGCTGAGAAGGAGCTGAAGAGCCTGCGGTGGGAGCACGAGGTGCTGGAGCAGCGCTTCACCAGG GTGCAGCACGAGCGTGACGAGCTGTACCGGAAGTTCACCGCGGCCGTCCTGGAGGTGCAGCAGAAGGCGGGCTTCCGGAGCCTCGTCCTGGAGCGCAAGGTGCAGGCCCTGCTCGCCGCggtggagaggaaggaggtgCAGCTCGACGAGGCGCTGGCGGCCTCCAGCCTGGACCCTGCCGCCCTGACCCTCGTGTCCCGCAAGCTGGAG AGACGCAGATCTGTCTCCCTTGGAGACCTTACCACGCCAGCCGCTCCCCGTGTGGACGTCCTGACACCTTCCTTTCCTCAGGACGTTCTGGAATCGAAGAACAGCACCATCAGGGACTTGCAGTACGAGCTGGCCCGGGTCTGCAAG GCCCACAATGACTTGCTGCGTACCTATGAGGCGAAGCTCCTGGCCTTTGGGGTCCCCCTGGACAACGTGGGCTTCAAGCCCCTGGAGACGGCTGTGATGGGGCAGACCCTGGGCCAGGGCCCCGCAGGACTCGTGAGCACCCCAACGTAG